A genomic stretch from Bacillota bacterium includes:
- the gltX gene encoding glutamate--tRNA ligase, with translation MTNYEKLAHLIFPDVTKTILDLETIFPKRDLEESAMVTRFAPSPTGFLHTGSLFASLVSWRFAKQSNGVFFVRLEDTDQKREIEGSGAKVLEEMKLFGINPDESFVIGGNYGPYVQSERKWIYDIVIKHFIEIGLAYPCFCTHEELDEIRTKQEALKLNPGYYGEFALCRKLSVSELISRVEEGHPYVIRFKSPGDENQKVAVDDLIRGHIEFPENVQDIVIMKTDGLPTYHFAHLVDDHFMRTTHVTRGEEWMSSVPIHLQLFDSINWKRPIYCHLPVIMKLDEGKRRKLSKRKDPEASVKYFLEKGYPIEGFLEYLMTIANTNFEEWRIEHPHANLFDFELTFQKMSLDGALFDIEKVNSISKECLGKMTSLVIASNAYAWANENDELELLQVIRQDPDYFESILNIERGTEKPRKDYAKYSDILPVIDFMYDDYYSKFIQEPLPFNERYSKTLLIYILELFLSRPALDLPEEEWFLNLKELAESCDFAARPKDYKKNPDAYLGHIGDFAEIIRIAVSGRKNTPNFYYVLKILTLKKVKERIQKVISLLQD, from the coding sequence ATGACAAATTATGAAAAACTTGCCCATTTAATCTTTCCTGATGTAACAAAAACGATTTTAGACTTAGAAACGATTTTTCCAAAAAGAGACTTAGAAGAATCCGCCATGGTTACAAGGTTTGCGCCTTCGCCAACGGGTTTTTTACATACAGGTTCATTATTTGCGTCCCTTGTGTCATGGCGTTTTGCCAAACAATCAAACGGAGTCTTTTTTGTAAGACTTGAAGATACCGATCAAAAAAGAGAAATTGAAGGGTCTGGAGCTAAGGTTTTAGAAGAAATGAAACTATTTGGTATTAATCCAGATGAAAGTTTTGTTATAGGTGGAAATTATGGCCCTTACGTTCAAAGTGAACGTAAATGGATTTATGATATTGTCATTAAACATTTTATTGAAATTGGACTGGCCTATCCTTGTTTTTGTACACACGAAGAATTAGATGAGATTCGAACAAAACAAGAAGCACTTAAATTAAATCCAGGATATTATGGTGAGTTTGCATTATGTCGAAAATTATCAGTAAGTGAATTGATTTCGAGAGTTGAAGAAGGACACCCTTATGTTATTCGTTTTAAATCACCAGGAGATGAAAATCAAAAGGTCGCCGTTGATGATTTAATTAGAGGACACATTGAATTTCCAGAAAACGTTCAAGACATCGTTATTATGAAAACAGATGGCTTACCAACTTATCATTTTGCTCATTTAGTCGATGATCATTTTATGAGAACGACTCATGTGACAAGGGGAGAAGAATGGATGTCTTCGGTTCCTATTCATTTACAATTATTTGATAGCATCAACTGGAAAAGACCGATTTATTGTCATTTGCCAGTTATCATGAAATTAGATGAAGGCAAACGTAGAAAATTATCAAAACGAAAAGATCCAGAAGCTTCTGTTAAATATTTCCTTGAAAAAGGTTATCCAATTGAAGGCTTTTTAGAATACTTAATGACCATCGCAAACACGAATTTTGAAGAGTGGAGAATTGAGCATCCACACGCAAATTTATTTGATTTTGAATTAACCTTCCAAAAGATGAGTCTTGATGGAGCCTTATTTGACATTGAAAAAGTCAATTCAATTTCCAAAGAATGTTTAGGGAAAATGACGTCTCTTGTCATCGCAAGTAATGCATACGCCTGGGCAAATGAAAATGACGAATTAGAACTTTTACAAGTGATTCGTCAAGATCCTGACTATTTTGAATCCATCTTAAACATTGAAAGAGGAACCGAAAAACCAAGAAAAGATTATGCAAAATATTCTGATATTTTACCAGTGATTGATTTTATGTATGATGATTATTATTCTAAATTTATTCAAGAGCCCTTACCTTTTAATGAAAGATATTCAAAAACATTACTGATTTACATTTTAGAACTTTTCCTGTCAAGACCAGCACTCGATTTACCAGAAGAAGAATGGTTCTTAAATCTTAAAGAATTAGCCGAGTCTTGTGACTTTGCGGCAAGACCAAAAGACTATAAAAAAAATCCCGATGCTTACCTTGGGCACATTGGAGATTTTGCGGAAATTATTCGAATTGCAGTATCAGGCAGAAAGAACACACCTAATTTTTATTATGTGTTAAAGATACTCACCCTTAAAAAAGTAAAAGAAAGAATTCAAAAAGTAATTAGTCTTTTGCAAGACTAA